A stretch of Zootoca vivipara chromosome 13, rZooViv1.1, whole genome shotgun sequence DNA encodes these proteins:
- the TMUB2 gene encoding transmembrane and ubiquitin-like domain-containing protein 2, producing the protein MEPLEVTIIEGVGDEVTVVAGVMVLIMALVLAWLSTYVADGGSHLLGTVVATGDSAVIHLSPIERYVGNSVSEQSEPQGAAEGAEEKAEEGPASDAGPAVEQGDSSSSSDATLDRLLDIQGLSQRTFSIADDSQENQRVPQAVPVMEESEPNPGFIKVRLKFLNDTEEVAIVKPEDTIGILKSKYFPGRENQMKFIYQGQLLQDQARTLRSLNILDNCVIHCHLSQTATSAMPDPVVAPSEAGGITLSMGNLMIPIFVVMLAVIWYFRINYRQLFTAPATISLVGATVFFSFLVFGMYGR; encoded by the exons ATGGAGCCCCTTGAAGTGACCATCATTGAAGGTGTGGGGGATGAAGTCACTGTTGTGGCTGGCGTCATGGTCCTTATCATGGCCCTGGTCCTGGCCTGGCTTTCCACATATGTGGCGGATGGTGGCAGCCATCTTCTGGGAACGGTTGTGGCTACTGGAGATTCAGCAGTAATCCACTTGAGCCCCATCGAACGCTACGTGGGGAACTCGGTGTCAGAACAGTCGGAGCCCCAAGGTGCTGCAGAAGGGGCTgaagagaaggcagaagagggtCCTGCTTCTGATGCAGGTCCTGCAGTTGAGCAAGGAGACAGCAGCAGTAGTTCAGATGCTACCTTAGACCGTCTGTTGGACATTCAGGGCCTGTCCCAAAGGACCTTTTCTATTGCTGATGATTCGCAAGAGAACCAGAGAGTTCCACAAGCTGTGCCTGTCATGGAGGAGAGTGAACCAAACCCAGGATTTATCAAGGTGCGCCTCAAATTCCTCAATGACACAGAGGAGGTGGCCATTGTGAAGCCAGAAGACACCATTGGCATCCTCAAGAG CAAGTACTTCCCAGGCCGGGAGAATCAGATGAAGTTTATTTACCAGGGCCAGCTTCTCCAGGACCAGGCACGGACTCTTCGCTCTCTCAACATCCTGGACAATTGCGTAATCCACTGTCATCTTTCTCAGACTGCTACCTCCGCCATGCCTGACCCAGTGGTTGCACCATCGGAAGCTGGCGGTATCACTTTGAGCATGGGCAACCTGATGATTCCCATTTTTGTGGTGATGCTGGCAGTCATCTGGTATTTCCGTATCAACTACCGGCAGTTATTCACAGCCCCGGCCACCATTTCCTTGGTTGGGGCGACTGTCTTTTTTAGTTTCCTTGTTTTCGGGATGTATGGACGATGA
- the ASB16 gene encoding ankyrin repeat and SOCS box protein 16 isoform X2 gives MSKETFTFTSSTLRSLRLQREMLEWEDRRRAASRQSVSRRYQPSLGGLSALPKLARRPQYCRDPAVHNALYTGDLPRVRSIFKDETTANLIVETLSEELVWSAEMGLWVLTPQKKHTSPLCITAARGYQDCVKHLLLQGAEVDAVVGGKAAIHESCANHRAECTRLLLSYSANPNILSEDGLAPLHLCTTQESLPCAQLLLEYGALVNQNTRDHRASPLHVAAKHGLDDHAKLYLCYGAKVAHRNREGETALNAACASADRPEEAGRYYRVVKRLLEGGADVRIAGRKNHTPLHNACSNCHIRIVELLLQHGAQVNVRNCAGYTPVDCALQAVEDYLEGQPERLIATLLNHGAASIDPKEHQVFYDSAICLVNQPRPLQHLARCAVRKQLGPQCHQGIAQLKLPSSLQDYLHLPLEGYLQ, from the exons ATGTCGAAGGAAACTTTCACGTTCACTTCTTCCACCCTTCGCTCCTTGCGTCTGCAGCGAGAAATGCTGGAATGGGAAGACCGGCGGAGGGCTGCGTCTCGCCAGTCTGTGAGTCGGAGGTACCAGCCTAGTTTGGGGGGCCTCTCTGCACTCCCCAAACTTGCCCGACGCCCACAGTATTGCCGGGATCCTGCTGTTCACAATGCCCTGTACACAGGAGACTTGCCAAGAGTCCGGAGCATTTTTAAGGACGAAACTACTGCCAACTTGATTGTGGAGACCCTCAGTGAGGAGCTGGTGTGGTCTGCTGAAATGG GGCTGTGGGTGCTAACCCCCCAGAAGAAGCACACTTCTCCATTGTGCATCACAGCAGCCAGAGGCTACCAGGATTGTGTGAAGCACCTGCTCTTGCAAGGGGCTGAGGTTGATGCTGTCGTTGGTGGGAAAGCCGCCATTCATGAAAGCTGTGCCAACCACCGCGCAGAGTGCACTCGCCTGCTCCTGAGCTACAGCGCAAACCCCAATATTCTTTCGGAGGACGGACTGGCCCCTCTGCATCTCTGCACCACTCAGGAGTCTTTGCC ATGTGCCCAGCTGCTCTTGGAGTACGGAGCTCTGGTCAACCAGAATACAAGAGACCACCGTGCTTCCCCATTGCACGTGGCTGCAAAGCACGGCCTGGACGACCACGCGAAGCTCTACCTCTGCTATGGAGCAAAGGTTGCCCACAGGAACCGAGAGGGAGAGACAGCCCTCAATGCGGCCTGCGCCAGTGCGGACAGGCCTGAGGAGGCTGGCCGCTACTACCGGGTGGTGAAGCGGCTGCTGGAAGGTGGGGCCGACGTCAGGATAGCTGGCCGGAAGAACCATACGCCCCTGCACAACGCCTGCAGCAACTGCCACATCCGCATTGTAGAGCTTCTGCTGCAGCACGGGGCTCAGGTCAACGTTAGAAACTGCGCCGGCTACACACCTGTGGATTGTGCCCTGCAAGCGGTGGAAGATTACCTGGAGGGGCAACCTGAGAGGCTCATAGCCACCTTGCTCAACCATGGTGCCGCTTCTATCGATCCCAAG GAGCATCAGGTGTTCTACGATTCAGCCATCTGCCTGGTGAATCAGCCCCGCCCTCTGCAACATCTGGCCCGTTGTGCTGTGCGGAAGCAGCTGGGGCCGCAATGCCATCAGGGCATTGCTCAGTTGAAACTGCCATCTTCTCTGCAAGACTACCTGCATCTCCCACTGGAGGGCTATCTCCAGTGA
- the ASB16 gene encoding ankyrin repeat and SOCS box protein 16 isoform X1: protein MSKETFTFTSSTLRSLRLQREMLEWEDRRRAASRQSVSRRYQPSLGGLSALPKLARRPQYCRDPAVHNALYTGDLPRVRSIFKDETTANLIVETLSEELVWSAEMGLWVLTPQKKHTSPLCITAARGYQDCVKHLLLQGAEVDAVVGGKAAIHESCANHRAECTRLLLSYSANPNILSEDGLAPLHLCTTQESLPCAQLLLEYGALVNQNTRDHRASPLHVAAKHGLDDHAKLYLCYGAKVAHRNREGETALNAACASADRPEEAGRYYRVVKRLLEGGADVRIAGRKNHTPLHNACSNCHIRIVELLLQHGAQVNVRNCAGYTPVDCALQAVEDYLEGQPERLIATLLNHGAASIDPKMLKFCALSPQAMEVVLNSYDRIPPCDSWVDSVPLEVWQEHQVFYDSAICLVNQPRPLQHLARCAVRKQLGPQCHQGIAQLKLPSSLQDYLHLPLEGYLQ from the exons ATGTCGAAGGAAACTTTCACGTTCACTTCTTCCACCCTTCGCTCCTTGCGTCTGCAGCGAGAAATGCTGGAATGGGAAGACCGGCGGAGGGCTGCGTCTCGCCAGTCTGTGAGTCGGAGGTACCAGCCTAGTTTGGGGGGCCTCTCTGCACTCCCCAAACTTGCCCGACGCCCACAGTATTGCCGGGATCCTGCTGTTCACAATGCCCTGTACACAGGAGACTTGCCAAGAGTCCGGAGCATTTTTAAGGACGAAACTACTGCCAACTTGATTGTGGAGACCCTCAGTGAGGAGCTGGTGTGGTCTGCTGAAATGG GGCTGTGGGTGCTAACCCCCCAGAAGAAGCACACTTCTCCATTGTGCATCACAGCAGCCAGAGGCTACCAGGATTGTGTGAAGCACCTGCTCTTGCAAGGGGCTGAGGTTGATGCTGTCGTTGGTGGGAAAGCCGCCATTCATGAAAGCTGTGCCAACCACCGCGCAGAGTGCACTCGCCTGCTCCTGAGCTACAGCGCAAACCCCAATATTCTTTCGGAGGACGGACTGGCCCCTCTGCATCTCTGCACCACTCAGGAGTCTTTGCC ATGTGCCCAGCTGCTCTTGGAGTACGGAGCTCTGGTCAACCAGAATACAAGAGACCACCGTGCTTCCCCATTGCACGTGGCTGCAAAGCACGGCCTGGACGACCACGCGAAGCTCTACCTCTGCTATGGAGCAAAGGTTGCCCACAGGAACCGAGAGGGAGAGACAGCCCTCAATGCGGCCTGCGCCAGTGCGGACAGGCCTGAGGAGGCTGGCCGCTACTACCGGGTGGTGAAGCGGCTGCTGGAAGGTGGGGCCGACGTCAGGATAGCTGGCCGGAAGAACCATACGCCCCTGCACAACGCCTGCAGCAACTGCCACATCCGCATTGTAGAGCTTCTGCTGCAGCACGGGGCTCAGGTCAACGTTAGAAACTGCGCCGGCTACACACCTGTGGATTGTGCCCTGCAAGCGGTGGAAGATTACCTGGAGGGGCAACCTGAGAGGCTCATAGCCACCTTGCTCAACCATGGTGCCGCTTCTATCGATCCCAAG ATGCTAAAATTTTGTGCCTTGTCACCTCAGGCTATGGAGGTTGTTCTAAATTCCTATGACCGGATCCCACCCTGTGATTCTTGGGTGGATTCTGTGCCTCTTGAAGTGTGGCAG GAGCATCAGGTGTTCTACGATTCAGCCATCTGCCTGGTGAATCAGCCCCGCCCTCTGCAACATCTGGCCCGTTGTGCTGTGCGGAAGCAGCTGGGGCCGCAATGCCATCAGGGCATTGCTCAGTTGAAACTGCCATCTTCTCTGCAAGACTACCTGCATCTCCCACTGGAGGGCTATCTCCAGTGA
- the ASB16 gene encoding ankyrin repeat and SOCS box protein 16 isoform X3 — MSKETFTFTSSTLRSLRLQREMLEWEDRRRAASRQSVSRRYQPSLGGLSALPKLARRPQYCRDPAVHNALYTGDLPRVRSIFKDETTANLIVETLSEELVWSAEMGLWVLTPQKKHTSPLCITAARGYQDCVKHLLLQGAEVDAVVGGKAAIHESCANHRAECTRLLLSYSANPNILSEDGLAPLHLCTTQESLPCAQLLLEYGALVNQNTRDHRASPLHVAAKHGLDDHAKLYLCYGAKVAHRNREGETALNAACASADRPEEAGRYYRVVKRLLEGGADVRIAGRKNHTPLHNACSNCHIRIVELLLQHGAQVNVRNCAGYTPVDCALQAVEDYLEGQPERLIATLLNHGAASIDPK, encoded by the exons ATGTCGAAGGAAACTTTCACGTTCACTTCTTCCACCCTTCGCTCCTTGCGTCTGCAGCGAGAAATGCTGGAATGGGAAGACCGGCGGAGGGCTGCGTCTCGCCAGTCTGTGAGTCGGAGGTACCAGCCTAGTTTGGGGGGCCTCTCTGCACTCCCCAAACTTGCCCGACGCCCACAGTATTGCCGGGATCCTGCTGTTCACAATGCCCTGTACACAGGAGACTTGCCAAGAGTCCGGAGCATTTTTAAGGACGAAACTACTGCCAACTTGATTGTGGAGACCCTCAGTGAGGAGCTGGTGTGGTCTGCTGAAATGG GGCTGTGGGTGCTAACCCCCCAGAAGAAGCACACTTCTCCATTGTGCATCACAGCAGCCAGAGGCTACCAGGATTGTGTGAAGCACCTGCTCTTGCAAGGGGCTGAGGTTGATGCTGTCGTTGGTGGGAAAGCCGCCATTCATGAAAGCTGTGCCAACCACCGCGCAGAGTGCACTCGCCTGCTCCTGAGCTACAGCGCAAACCCCAATATTCTTTCGGAGGACGGACTGGCCCCTCTGCATCTCTGCACCACTCAGGAGTCTTTGCC ATGTGCCCAGCTGCTCTTGGAGTACGGAGCTCTGGTCAACCAGAATACAAGAGACCACCGTGCTTCCCCATTGCACGTGGCTGCAAAGCACGGCCTGGACGACCACGCGAAGCTCTACCTCTGCTATGGAGCAAAGGTTGCCCACAGGAACCGAGAGGGAGAGACAGCCCTCAATGCGGCCTGCGCCAGTGCGGACAGGCCTGAGGAGGCTGGCCGCTACTACCGGGTGGTGAAGCGGCTGCTGGAAGGTGGGGCCGACGTCAGGATAGCTGGCCGGAAGAACCATACGCCCCTGCACAACGCCTGCAGCAACTGCCACATCCGCATTGTAGAGCTTCTGCTGCAGCACGGGGCTCAGGTCAACGTTAGAAACTGCGCCGGCTACACACCTGTGGATTGTGCCCTGCAAGCGGTGGAAGATTACCTGGAGGGGCAACCTGAGAGGCTCATAGCCACCTTGCTCAACCATGGTGCCGCTTCTATCGATCCCAAG TGA
- the HROB gene encoding homologous recombination OB-fold protein, whose protein sequence is MACGLQKLFAVEADFEDEDFLSAVNDVEKQVLDPPTDSSRCLRPLSTGLRAPSTTIPVSEGPRVTMSPVLQVQNCSRLRFGEGNVKSNQNTPLATSFTVQKDLAPAAAECKSSGTSGTRFRFVKQPPAKHPTGGAPCDEEIDNELVLAACMDLEESDTQSYPGSFRSNCVSWEQMRDNSVATAKKPRVVDSLPLTDSFGSKTSQLQRTWKQPVVEVISHLQPVETSPKLSLRPPAMDSSLSHSRLGLSSSTCALSNSSCQVLRPFQASLHKPTATSNSPCLPLVRPCSSFRSASTPPRPHKPWMPNQSCSVSRMANCGAQLLSAYGPPATSVETSPANPKVTGSLQSPVVTNHLVRLVTAANKTPEPVPHVPLRAKTRRFPGPAGILPHQPDGKNLEEILITTPQTPTHGALAKLRTEEMPPSQQPIEDEFGRGPWAAMKTELGLDERDPSCFLRTYSVVMVLRKAALKQLPKNKVPNMAVMIKSVMQTNVDAGAVFKDPTGEMQGTIHRLLLEEKQSEFKAGSVLLLKQVGVFSPSYRNHYLNVTPSNLVKIYAPGFSNEKTPQLCREIEEIMQTVPPQAAPEFQQDPPTNAPVAMTTTDNRNKGGHEMDEDLCQRVSALDKGSSSTSIPGVSGAGKSVLHFPSSKAETTDLDDLDQLLGELPDDFFSNFDAQSNL, encoded by the exons ATG GCCTGTGGCCTACAAAAGCTGTTTGCTGTGGAGGCAGACTTTGAAGATGAG GATTTTCTGTCAGCTGTGAATGATGTGGAGAAGCAAGTCCTGGATCCACCTACAGATAGCTCAAGATGTCTTAGACCCCTCTCAACTGGGTTGAGAGCCCCCAGCACCACCATTCCGGTCTCTGAGGGGCCAAGGGTCACCATGTCCCCAGTCTTGCAGGTGCAAAACTGCTCCAGACTAAGGTTTGGAGAAGGTAATGTCAAAAGCAACCAGAACACTCCTCTGGCGACCAGCTTCACAGTTCAGAAGGACCTGGCACCCGCTGCAGCTGAATGTAAATCGAGCGGCACTTCAGGCACAAGGTTCAGGTTTGTGAAGCAGCCTCCAGCTAAGCACCCCACTGGGGGTGCCCCCTGTGATGAGGAAATTGACAATGAGCTTGTATTGGCTGCGTGCATGGATCTGGAAGAGTCTGATACACAGTCGTATCCGGGGTCCTTCAGGTCCAACTGTGTGTCCTGGGAGCAAATGCGAGATAATAGTGTAGCAACAGCAAAGAAACCACGAGTGGTAGATTCGCTGCCATTGACTGACTCTTTTGGGTCAAAGACCTCACAGTTGCAAAGGACTTGGAAACAACCTGTGGTAGAGGTCATCAGCCATCTCCAGCCGGTAGAGACTTCTCCGAAGTTGTCTTTGAGGCCTCCTGCCATGGACTCTTCCTTGTCTCATTCTCGCCTAGGGTTGAGTAGCAGCACATGTGCCCTTTCAAACTCCAGCTGCCAGGTGCTCAGGCCTTTCCAGGCATCTCTGCATAAGCCCACTGCCACATCCAACAGCCCATGCTTGCCTCTGGTTAGACCCTGCTCTTCTTTTCGGTCAGCAAGTACCCCACCAAGGCCACACAAACCATGGATGCCCAACCAGAGCTGCTCTGTGTCCAGAATGGCCAATTGTGGTGCTCAGCTTCTTTCTGCATATGGTCCCCCAGCAACCTCTGTGGAGACTTCACCTGCCAACCCTAAAGTTACCGGAAGCCTCCAGTCACCTGTGGTCACCAATCACCTTGTCCGTTTGGTCACGGCAGCCAACAAGACGCCAGAGCCAGTGCCCCATGTTCCTTTGCGGGCTAAGACGCGGCGCTTCCCGGGACCTGCTGGCATTCTGCCACATCAA CCTGATGGGAAAAACTTAGAAGAGATTCTCATTACAACTCCACAGACACCAACTCATGGGGCTCTAGCGAAGCTGCGGACGGAG GAGATGCCTCCTTCCCAGCAGCCAATAGAAGACGAATTTGGAAGAGGCCCTTGGGCTGCCATGAAAACGGAGCTGGGATTGGATGAGAGAGATCCGTCCTGCTTCCTTAGGACATACAGCGTTGTTATGGTGCTTCGTAAG GCAGCCCTGAAGCAGCTCCCAAAGAACAAGGTTCCTAACATGGCCGTGATGATTAAGTCGGTAATGCAGACCAACGTTGACGCGGGTGCTGTGTTCAAAGACCCTACTG GAGAAATGCAGGGCACAATACATCGCCTGTTGCTGGAGGAGAAACAGAGTGAATTTAAGGCTGGTTCAGTGCTTCTGCTAAAGCAG GTGGGTGTGTTCTCCCCATCCTATCGCAACCACTACCTCAATGTGACACCCAGTAATTTGGTGAAGATATATGCTCCGGGATTCAGCAATGAGAAGACCCCTCAGTTATGCCGAGAGATTGAGGAAATAATGCAGACGGTGCCGCCACAG GCTGCGCCAGAATTCCAGCAGGATCCTCCCACCAACGCCCCCGTTGCCATGACTACAACAGAcaacaggaacaaaggaggacaTGAGATGGATGAGGACCTCTGTCAGCGTGTATCGGCATTGGATAAAGGGTCATCATCAACATCAATTCCAGGGGTCTCTGGAGCAGGCAAATCAGTTTTGCACTTTCCATCCTCAAAGGCTGAAACAACTGATTTGG ATGACCTGGACCAGCTTCTTGGAGAACTACCTGATGACTTTTTCTCCAACTTTGATGCCCAAAGCAATCTATGA